GGCCGCTTTTTTCCGGCTCAGCGCCAAAATCGCCATCACAAGCGTCGAAAGCGCTGTCGAATAGAATAAGATTTGCAGGCTGTTCAGTTCAAGCAGCATTTTTTTTGTAATCACCGGTATCGACGCCCAAAGCAATATGCAAAGCGCCAGATTGACGTATGCATTTTTCCGTCCCGCCCCAGAGCATGCTTTCATTGTTCATTCCCCTTTTGCAATAAAAATAAGGAACCATCTTCACAGTTCCTTACTACCAGTATACCGTTTTCCCGACTGCGTTCTTTGCCGCTTCACAGGTAATTCTTAGCCGCATCTCAGTTTTTCTTGCGAAAATCGACTGGCGTCATTTTTTCGACGTCCTTGAACGCCCGGCTTAAAGAAGAATGATGGCTGTAGCCCGTCATATGCGCAATCTGAATGATCGGCAAGCGCGTGTTTGCCAACAGTTCCTTCGCCTTGTTCAACCGTACGCGCTGTATATATTCAAGCGGCGATACGCCCATGTTTTTCTTAAACCACTCGCTGTAATAGCCGACAGTATAATGTTCAATCTCGGCCAGTTTCCTCAAATCAAGTTCCTCCGCATAATGCGCCTGAATATGGCGCACCGAAGCAGGCAGGCACTCCTCCAGCAACATGGAGTACGCATAGGCAAACAAGTGGTTGATCGCGCCGGAGCGCGTCGTCCTTCCCGCCTCATTCAACAGCAGCTGACGGATCGCCTGCCAGCGTTCGTCAAAGCAGTATTCGCTTCCGCCTGCCAGCTTTTCCAAATCCTGTTTGACAAACAGGGCGTCCGGTATATCCAAAATCAAAAATTCGTTGCGCCTCTCCGCTCGAAAGGTATGGTCACAGTCCGGCGGGAGAAAAAAGAGCCGCGCCTCGTCAACCAGCACTCGCTTAGTTTCCGTTTCAATCTCCAACCGCCCGTTAAGAGGCATAATCAACTGAGCATACGCATGCGCATGGGTGCTAAAGGTACATTCATACCGCCTGCGTTCACACTGTATGTTGTCCAATTATCCTCACCCTTTTCAGCGTTATCTTTCATCCATTATACTCTCCCGTAGGCAATAAAGAAATCTTCGCTTTAAGGCAAGCGCAACATCGCAAAAGCATAGAACACCGTTAAGACAAAGTGGAAACGATTTTTCAGAAACTCCTTTTGATTTTTCAAACCATTCTTTTTTCGCAATTCATTGCTCACTCCCCCTTAAACGCGCAGGATTCTACTGTAAAAAATGGAATTTTATTCTTATGAGCTTTATATAAGGAGTGATCTATTATGTCGGTGACCGCCCCCGCTTCAAAAACATCGCCATTTTCCGGCGGCTATGTACACGAAGAAGCCGCCAATTTCATTGAATTCTGCATTGAACTCAACAATCAGGACAACCGTTTTCAACTGAAGGACAGCAATGACGCCGCACAACTTCAGAAATTCGAAGCCGCTATCGATCCCGCGCTTTGGAATCCGGTACCGCTTTTTGACAGCCGCAAGCAAGTGGCAGCCGACTATATCCGTTTTCGCACTTCACCGTCCGCGCCGGAGCAGGGCGAAGACGATCTGTCGCATTGGGAAAAGCTCTTCACAGAGCTTGAAGCTCGCGCCGCCGCAAAGAACCTTACGCCGCTTACCCAAGAGCTAATTGAAAGCAGCCCGGATCTCAACGGTTTTGGCCCCTGGCAAAATGCCTGGCTGCTCTATCAGGGCGTCGGGTCAAATGCAGGCCGTTACGCCATTGCGATTCGCGGCACAGTATTCAGCAATTCCCCAAGCGCGATTGAGGACGCTTTCTTTCAGCCCGTCCAAGCCCGTCGCTTCTTAAGCGACGCCGTATCCTTCGCCGCTTCCGACGCAGCCGCGCTGCACAGCGGTTTTGCCCATGCAACCTTCACCACGTTGTTTGACCTGCGTTACGGCATCCTGCAAATTCTTAACGAACAACAGCTTCCCACAGATGCTGTTTTGTACATTGTCGGCCACAGCCAGGGCGCCTCCATGGCAACATTGATTCATTCTTTTTTTCATCATGCGATGCAGTCTGCCGAAACAACTGGCGAAGATCCTTTCGCCCTGAAAGACACGCGCTATCATCTTAAATCCTACGCCTTCGCCCAACCCAAACCGGGCACCCCTTCCTTCGCCAGCGATTTTGCCCGCATTACGCAACAATACGACAACGCCGTCGTAATTAACAACGACCTCGATTCCATTCCCAAAGTTCCTTTGACGCTCGAAAGCATGAGCGATCTTGAAACCGCATTTCCTCCGGCAAGCATCGCCACTCGCCTGTTACGCTTTATCAGCGGTTTCTCCTCCGGGTTCCGTTCACTCGTCGGCGCGGTCATCGAGCCTCACGTTCGTAAGAGCGCGCAAAATTACGGCTACTTCTATCGCTACGATTCGCTTAAGCCGCTGCGCAGCATCGCAACCGATTCCTCCTGGTGCTTCGAGCCAGCCGGCCAGGTCTTATTCGTCTTCGGCACGCCAACGCCGCCGCAGTTCGCAGACGATCTTTTTTATCAGCACCATGCCACCACCTACCGCGAGCTGATTCGTGCGCAGTTGGGAGAATAGTCGCGGAAAATTTTCTTTAAACAAAATTCTTCTAAAATGATACCGCGTTTTGTCATCGAAACACATACAACAACTCACAAAAAGCCGCCCCATCCAATCACTTGATCAAATTATCATCTGGATTGAATAGGACGGCTTTGTTGTGAAAACACACTGGCACATTTTTTTGTTTTCAATACAATACTTTTTTCATTTGATGGAAAGCCATTTCAGCGCCTGAAAGATAGACGATATTCACTACCTTCTACTTATTTTTCCTGTCTCTAATGCAACTGTTCACGCTTTAATTCCGACCGGACATGTCTTTAGACAGTTATAACACATGTATTGATTGCCCAAATAGGCGGCCTGTTTCAAGCGTGCGTACTCTTGATCCATCAGCATATTTTTTTGTTCTTCCGGCGAACTGCCTAGACGCTGCAGCTGAAATGTAATATCGCCAACCAAGCCATACGGCTGCGAATGAGCGTAACATTTCATGACATCGGTTTGCCCTTTTGTTGCCAACGCCTGTGACGGGCAGTTTTTTACGCACAGGTCGCAATGAATGCACAAGTCTTCCTCGCATTTAGGCTTGGGTTGCAACGCTAAGTTCGTGATGATGCTGGTAAATTGAATTCTGGTGCCAAAGCGCGGATGAATAACCAGGTTATGGCGGCCAAACGTTCCGAGTCCGGCGGCAACCGCTGCATGGCGCTGCGAAAAATCCGCTATCGCTTTGCGGTCATTATGTATCTCCATCGGATAGGAAATGCCGAAGGTCGCTGTTTTCGCAGCATACTTGCGCTCCAGGAAGCGTGAAATTTGATAGCTCGAGGTTCGGGCAAACGAAGCCAAATCCAAATAGCCGTTTTGCGCCGTCGTCACACTGGGACTTTCACAACTTGTCAGCACTTTGAAGCCCAAGACAATAATCGACTTGGCATCCGGCAAAAATTTGCTGATTTCATAAGATTTCGGGCTATGGTAATCCTGCACCGCAGCAATACCGAAATCATCAACCCCCAACGCCGAAATGTAATTTGCAATTTCTTTTTCCATTCCTTCATCACTCCTTATATTTTAGAACGTTCATTCTAATTCATGCAAAAAAATTCAATCATGCAATATTGCTAACGAACATTCCGCAATACGACGCAATTTTTCTTTATCGGCTGCATTTCTTACCATCACCCGAATGCCAAGCAACGTTGTGTGTAAATGTTCGGCCAGCACTTGTGCGTCATAGGTCGCAGTGAATTCAGCCGCCTGCTGTCCGCGGCGAATCAATGCGGCAAGAAGTTGCTCCAATTGATGAAAGGCTGCTTGCGTCTTTTCTGCGACCGCCTCATCGTGAGGCGCCATTTCCGTGGCCGCATTTACAAACAGGCAGCCCCAGGGCCGGTCCGCTCTGCCTTCGATCATATACTCAAAGATGCAGCGTATCGCTTCTTCGGCCGTCGCGCAGCGTGAAACATCCGCCGTCAGTTTTTCTTTTATCTGTGCGCCGAAAAAATCGATTGCTTTCAAAAACAAGCTGTGTTTATCGCCAAAAGTATCGTATAAACTTCTGCGGTGGATTCCCATATGAGCCACCAGGTCGCTCAACGATGTTTTTTCATAGCCTTGACGCCAAAACAATTCCATCGCTTTTTCAAGCACTATACTTTCTTCAAATTCTCTACTGCGTCCCATTATTATCCCTCCTGTTAGAAATAATAATCTTTCGAGAACGATCGGTCAAGAATTTTTTTACGCATGACAAAAGCCGCCCCATTCATTTGCTTAGCACAAACAGGGCGGCATTTGCCATTTGAGAATCTTTTTTTACAGCTTAAACCGTTTTACCGCGCCCTGCAGTTCTTCCGCCATTTTGACGAGCGCCTGGCTGGCGCTGGCGATTTCTTGCATTGAAGCGGCTTGTTCTTCGGTTGCAGCCGATACGGTTTGTGTATGTCCGGCTGCGGCTTTGCTGATGGTGTCGATGTCATGCACCGAGTCAACGATCAGTTCGCTCTCCGAGGCCATTTGCTGCATCGCCGCCGAGATTCCTTTGACCTGTCCGGACACCCGTTCCACAAACCCAATGATTTCGCCGAACGCCTGCCCTGCAGTATGCACAACCTCGCTGCCGATCTTAACTTCCCGTGTTCCGTTATTCATCGCAACGACTGCTTTTTCCGTCTCGCTTTGCACTTCGATGATCAGCGCTGCGATCTGCTTGGCCGCTTCCTGCGATTGTTCCGCAAGTTTGCGCACTTCCTCGGCGACGACCGCAAAACCGCGGCCCTGTTCACCGGCGCGCGCCGCTTCAATCGCCGCATTTAAGGCCAGCAAATTTGTCTGCCCGGCGATGCCGGATATGGTTTCGACAATCTGTCCTATCATTTGCGAACGCTCGCCCAGTTGCGCGACCGCTTGCGCCGAAGTGGTCACCGTTTTTTCAATCGTACCCATCTGCGACATAACGGCTTCGACCGATTTTCCGCCGCCGCTTGCGGACTCGGAAGCCTGCTCGGCAATGCTCGTCATGGTAATCGCATTTGCGGATACTTCTTCAATCCCGGCCGACATTTGTTCCACAACGGCGGAGGCTTTTTCAATCGAACCCACTTGTTTGTCCGCGCCTTCAGCCAGTTCGCCAATCGTATTCGCCACCAGGCCGGTCGCCTGCGCCGATTGCTCAGCACTGGCCGTAAGCTCTTCCGAAGCGGCCGATACCTGATCGGATGAAACCATAATCCCCTGAATGATGCTGCGCAAATCTTCGCGCATGCGATCCAGCGAGCGGGAAAGTTCATTGACTTCTTCCACGCCGGACACTTCGATTTTACGCGTCAAATCGCCGCCGGCAATCGCTCCCGCGCCAGCGACTAATTGATGCAGTGGACGGGCTAGGCCTTTTGCCGCAAACATCGCCGTGGCCGCAGCAATCAGCAGGACAAAGAGCACTAAGATCGCCATCACCAGTATGCTGTGTTGCACCACGCTGTTGATTTCGCTTTTCGGCAAATAGGTAATTACGCCCCACTTGTAGCTGGCAACCGGTGCATACGCGATTAAGGAAGCAACGCCGACGGAGGACGCGCCTTCCATCGTGCCCGACTTGCCGTCATTGATCACCACTTGTATATATTTTTCCTGCGCAATGCTTGCCTGCTTTTTCACCTTTTCTTCGTCCCGGTGCGCCAAAAGCACGCCTTTTTGATCGACTACGT
The Azotosporobacter soli DNA segment above includes these coding regions:
- a CDS encoding methyl-accepting chemotaxis protein, producing the protein MLKNTLQIRLTILLVAFSFLAALGIGSVSSYISATATKENALNSNQTITTQIANEIERFVNNDQTLLETLALSPTAYSMDAAKFREMIITAQKKNPEFETIYVMNQSGMQIAKTTNSALNNKADKDYFKNAMQGKTYLTDSYISQLTNAPTVTISAPIKDASGKTIGVLAGDVSLKVISELAGKIAIGKTGYVDVVDQKGVLLAHRDEEKVKKQASIAQEKYIQVVINDGKSGTMEGASSVGVASLIAYAPVASYKWGVITYLPKSEINSVVQHSILVMAILVLFVLLIAAATAMFAAKGLARPLHQLVAGAGAIAGGDLTRKIEVSGVEEVNELSRSLDRMREDLRSIIQGIMVSSDQVSAASEELTASAEQSAQATGLVANTIGELAEGADKQVGSIEKASAVVEQMSAGIEEVSANAITMTSIAEQASESASGGGKSVEAVMSQMGTIEKTVTTSAQAVAQLGERSQMIGQIVETISGIAGQTNLLALNAAIEAARAGEQGRGFAVVAEEVRKLAEQSQEAAKQIAALIIEVQSETEKAVVAMNNGTREVKIGSEVVHTAGQAFGEIIGFVERVSGQVKGISAAMQQMASESELIVDSVHDIDTISKAAAGHTQTVSAATEEQAASMQEIASASQALVKMAEELQGAVKRFKL
- a CDS encoding 4Fe-4S binding protein — encoded protein: MEKEIANYISALGVDDFGIAAVQDYHSPKSYEISKFLPDAKSIIVLGFKVLTSCESPSVTTAQNGYLDLASFARTSSYQISRFLERKYAAKTATFGISYPMEIHNDRKAIADFSQRHAAVAAGLGTFGRHNLVIHPRFGTRIQFTSIITNLALQPKPKCEEDLCIHCDLCVKNCPSQALATKGQTDVMKCYAHSQPYGLVGDITFQLQRLGSSPEEQKNMLMDQEYARLKQAAYLGNQYMCYNCLKTCPVGIKA
- a CDS encoding lipase family protein; translated protein: MSVTAPASKTSPFSGGYVHEEAANFIEFCIELNNQDNRFQLKDSNDAAQLQKFEAAIDPALWNPVPLFDSRKQVAADYIRFRTSPSAPEQGEDDLSHWEKLFTELEARAAAKNLTPLTQELIESSPDLNGFGPWQNAWLLYQGVGSNAGRYAIAIRGTVFSNSPSAIEDAFFQPVQARRFLSDAVSFAASDAAALHSGFAHATFTTLFDLRYGILQILNEQQLPTDAVLYIVGHSQGASMATLIHSFFHHAMQSAETTGEDPFALKDTRYHLKSYAFAQPKPGTPSFASDFARITQQYDNAVVINNDLDSIPKVPLTLESMSDLETAFPPASIATRLLRFISGFSSGFRSLVGAVIEPHVRKSAQNYGYFYRYDSLKPLRSIATDSSWCFEPAGQVLFVFGTPTPPQFADDLFYQHHATTYRELIRAQLGE
- a CDS encoding TetR/AcrR family transcriptional regulator; protein product: MGRSREFEESIVLEKAMELFWRQGYEKTSLSDLVAHMGIHRRSLYDTFGDKHSLFLKAIDFFGAQIKEKLTADVSRCATAEEAIRCIFEYMIEGRADRPWGCLFVNAATEMAPHDEAVAEKTQAAFHQLEQLLAALIRRGQQAAEFTATYDAQVLAEHLHTTLLGIRVMVRNAADKEKLRRIAECSLAILHD
- a CDS encoding AraC family transcriptional regulator → MDNIQCERRRYECTFSTHAHAYAQLIMPLNGRLEIETETKRVLVDEARLFFLPPDCDHTFRAERRNEFLILDIPDALFVKQDLEKLAGGSEYCFDERWQAIRQLLLNEAGRTTRSGAINHLFAYAYSMLLEECLPASVRHIQAHYAEELDLRKLAEIEHYTVGYYSEWFKKNMGVSPLEYIQRVRLNKAKELLANTRLPIIQIAHMTGYSHHSSLSRAFKDVEKMTPVDFRKKN